From a single Larimichthys crocea isolate SSNF chromosome XIII, L_crocea_2.0, whole genome shotgun sequence genomic region:
- the fhod3a gene encoding FH1/FH2 domain-containing protein 3 isoform X2 yields the protein MATFICRVQFLDDTDPFNSTNFPEPTRPPLYTFREDIPLINQLAGVHRLLKAPHKLDDCALQLSHNGTYLDLESSLAEQRDELEGFQQDDTGSRGKKHSVVLRTQLTVRVHACIERLYNSNGRDLRRALFSLKQIFQDDKDLVHEFVMAEGLTCLIKVGAEADQNYQNYILRALGQIMLYVDGMNGVIGHVETIQWLYTLVGSKFRLVVKTALKLLLVFVEYSESNTPLLIEAITTVDTKRGCKPWSNTMEILHEKDGVDTELLVYAMTLINKTLAALPDQDSFYDMVDGLEEQGIETVSQRHLGRKGTDLDLVEQLNIYETTLRHEDGDDDSQPPPVGRRDRRRVSLGGGDKKRGLERRRSRRASLGRSGHASPCSPASPQRAGFQPFSGQRTEDTSESPARHPSSTVHRTTLQSITITSRKENIKEEEHRNRTEPPSALPLRSPSTPTSSLPISSPLSPPAETSLLASLLARKRSIVSVPATKEVVPPLRGSSRPSPDRLPYLPHSPFHLFSYDLHEEPSPPAPAKPSEESPKTTSPRNGGVMSYSSHSTPSTPTSSRPALGGLLSSSYRQHQESLAAERERRRVEREERLQRIEREERNKHSRDYVDKMEEARLAREERYKNVERVAAEEYERDRVRVSRARPDLNLTFEPSEAWPSSSRSSTPSSFASQEDAEADLEAETPTTPNTPSETGEADDSCASVETEEKEATAEEEEEQKEEEVQEEVATEKEEEGEECEQEPEKEKEEAEEDSGILSDKERQNEEVNEKDNCSASSISSASSTLEREERGSNENGFKEEEVNEQCSKLLNSKLFMLDMLYSQNKKPSDEEEEEEEEEEEDAEKEKEKEKEEGEDKETQEDAERQLSVEQESDNRADKSAHRGTIRPLAERFGELLKDLVSPHAHLECPANEPPPPPPPPKKESDTIWDQLLASPRELRIGDINFTDLTEDDDKNILDAVLMGGCGDLPPPPPPPPLFIHRFPPPPPMLGSCPPPPPLIGFMRPPPPPASIPVPPPPEPPLFNKKKKTIRLFWSEVRPTDSQYKDYKRSGDSLWSKLEPVKLDTAKLEHLFESKSKEIPVTKKTAADGKRQEIIVLDSKRSNAINIGLTVLPPPRTIKTAILNFDEYALNKEGIEKILTMIPTEEEKQKIQEAQLANPDVPLGSAEQFLLTLSSISELSARLQLWAFKMDYEATEKEVAEPLQDLKEGMEQLEKNKTLRYILSTLLAIGNFLNGTNAKGFEMTYLEKVPEVKDTVHKQSLLHHACSVVVENFPQSTDLYSEIGAITRSAKVDFDQLQENLCQMERRCKASWDHLKVIAKHEMKPQLKQKMSDFLKDCAERIIILKIVHRRIINRFHSFLLFLGHPAYSVREISVHRFSKILSEFALEYRTTRDRVLQQKQKRADHRERNKTRGKMIMDVNAPCVRHGSSSNSSAPSGSQEPEQPQGLGHSEDAAEHEHMKAVLRTSLSGGDKEASGVPGLRTRTRSRPGRGGRTMQAWTPPVEDAQICGDDAADEIMERIVRSATQGPGTRAQPRERRRSRANRKSLRRTLKNGLTPEEALALGLTDSPET from the exons ATGGCCACGTTTATCTGCAGGGTTCAGTTTTTAGATGACACCGATCCGTTTAACAGCACGAATTTTCCAGAACCGACGAGACCACCGCTGTACACCTTCAGGGAGGATATCCCACTAATCAACCAGTTAGCAGGCGTCCACCGGCTGCTCAAAGCTCCACACAAG CTTGATGACTGTGCGCTGCAGCTGTCCCACAATGGCACCTATCTGGATCTGGAGTCCTCTCTGGCTGAGCAAAGGGACGAGCTGGAGGGCTTTCAACAGGACGACACAGG gtCCAGAGGAAAGAAGCACAGTGTTGTTCTGAGGACCCAGCTGACCGTCCGTGTGCACGCCTGCATCG AAAGACTGTATAACTCCAATGGACGTGACTTGAGAAGAGCACTGTTCTCTCTGAAGCAGATTTTTCAG GATGACAAAGATCTGGTCCATGAGTTTGTGATGGCTGAAGGTCTGACGTGTCTTATCAAGGTGGGAGCAGAAGCTGATCAGAACTACCAGAACTACATACTCAGAG ctCTGGGGCAGATCATGCTGTATGTAGATGGGATGAATGGTGTCATCGGGCACGTTGAGACAATCCAGTGGCTGTACACTCTTGTTGGCTCAAAG TTCCGCCTGGTAGTGAAAACAGCTCTAAAGCTGTTGCTAGTGTTTGTGGAGTACTCCGAGTCCAACACCCCACTGCTGATAGAAGCCATCACCACTGTGGACACCAAGAGAG GTTGCAAGCCATGGTCCAATACTATGGAGATCTTACATGAGAAGGATGGAGTGGACACAGAGCTGCTCGTCTATGCCATGACCCTCATCAATAAG aCGCTTGCAGCACTGCCTGATCAGGATTCATTCTACGATATGGTGGACGGTCTGGAGGAACAGGGCATAGAAACAGTGTCCCAAAGACACCTGGGGCGGAAAGGCACTGATCTGGACTTGGTTGAACAGCTCAACATTTATGAG ACGACCCTACGGCATGAAGACGGTGACGATGACAGCCAGCCTCCACCAGTTGGACGTCGGGACCGCCGACGAGTCAGCCTCGGGGGCGGGGACAAAAAGCGCGGCCTGGAGAGGAGGCGGAGCCGCAGGGCATCTCTTGGCCGTTCCGGTCATGCCTCCCCCTGCAGCCCTGCATCCCCACAGAGAGCCGGCTTCCAGCCTTTCAGTGGACAAAGAACAGAGGACACGAGCGAGAG CCCGGCTAGACATCCTTCATCCACAGTTCACCGAACAACCCTCCAGTCCATCACCATCACTTCCAGAAAGGAGAACATAAAAGAGGAGGAGCATAGGAATCGGACCGAACCACCTTCAGCACTCCCCCTCCgctccccctccacccccacctcctctcttcccaTCTCCTCCCCTCTCAGCCCTCCAGCTGAAACCTCTCTTCTGGCCTCCCTACTGGCCAGGAAGAGGTCCATTGTCAGCGTCCCGGCTACAAAGGAGGTCGTTCCGCCATTGCGCGGCAGCTCCCGTCCCTCTCCCGACCGCCTGCCCTACCTGCCCCACTCGCCCTTCCACCTCTTCTCCTACGACCTCCATGAGGAGCCGTCACCTCCGGCTCCAGCCAAACCCAGTGAGGAGTCCCCCAAAACGACATCTCCCAG GAATGGAGGTGTCATGTCCTATTCCTCTCACAGCACCCCAAGTACGCCTACCAGCTCCAG gcCTGCTTTAGGAGgtcttctgtcctcctcttaCCGACAACACCAGGAATCTCTGGCAGCCGAACGTGAGCGCCGCcgtgtggagagagaggagaggctgcagaggatagagagagaggagaggaacaagCACAG TCGCGACTATGTGGATAAAATGGAAGAGGCCAGGCTTGCGCGGGAGGAGAG GTATAAGAACGTGGAGCGTGTGGCGGCGGAGGAGTACGAGCGGGACCGCGTCCGGGTGTCAAGGGCTCGCCCTGACCTCAACCTGACCTTCGAACCCTCAGAGGCCTGGCCCTCATCCTCACGCAGCAGCACCCCGTCCTCCTTCGCCTCCCAGGAAGACGCAGAGGCTGACCTCGAAGCCGAGACCCCCACTACCCCCAACACGCCCTCTGAGACTG GAGAGGCTGATGACTCCTGTGCCAGTGTAGAAACGGAGGAAAAAGAGGCCACtgctgaagaggaggaagaacagaaagaggaagaagtgcAGGAGGAAGTGGCaacagaaaaggaggaggaaggcgaGGAGTGTGAGCAGGAAccggagaaggagaaagaagaggcggaggaggacAGTGGCATCCTGAGCGACAAGGAACGACAGAATGAGGAAGTGAACGAGAAGGACAACTGCTCGGCCTCCAGCATCTCCTCCGCCAGCAGCACtctagagagagaggagaggggaagcaACGAGAATG GCTTTAAGGAGGAAGAGGTGAACGAGCAGTGCAGCAAACTCCTCAACAGCAAGCTATTCATGCTGGACATGCTGTATTCCCAGAACAAGAAACCcagtgatgaggaggaagaggaggaggaggaggaagaagaggatgcagagaaggagaaagagaaagaaaaggaagagggagaggacaaAGAAACCCAGGAGGATGCTGAGAGGCAGCTGAGTGTTGAACAGGAGAGCGACAACAGGGCCGACAAATCCGCGCACCGTGGGACCATCCGACCGTTAGCTGAGCGGTTTGGAGAATTGCTCAAGGACCTTGTTTCGCCCCACGCTCACCTGGAGTGCCCAGCCAATGagccccctccacccccacccccacccaaaAAGGAATCCGACACGATCTGGGACCAGCTCCTGGCCAGCCCTCGAGAGCTGCGCATTGGAGACATCAACTTCACCGACCTGACAGAGGATGATGACAAGAACATTCTGGATGCTGTTTTGATGGGAGGATGCGGGGACCTCCCACccccgccgcctcctcctccactcttcaTCCACCgcttccctcctccccctcccatGCTAGGCAGCTGCCCCCCGCCACCTCCCTTGATCGGGTTTAtgaggcctcctcctccccctgcatCAATTCCAGTGCCTCCTCCCCCGGAGCCACCTCTAttcaacaagaaaaagaagacaatcaGGCTCTTCTGGAGCGAG GTGCGCCCGACAGACTCTCAGTACAAGGACTACAAGCGGAGCGGAGATTCGCTCTGGTCCAAATTGGAACCAGTGAAGTTGGACACAGCCAAACTGGAACACCTGTTTGAGTCGAAATCAAAGGAAATACCAGTTACAAAG AAAACAGCAGCGGACGGCAAGCGCCAGGAGATCATCGTTTTGGATTCCAAGAGAAGTAACGCCATCAACATCGGCCTTACGGTGCTGCCTCCTCCTCGCACTATCAAGACGGCCATCCTTAACTTTGACGAGTACGCGCTCAACAAGGAGGGCATCGAG AAAATCCTGACCATGATCcccacagaggaagagaagcagaagatCCAGGAGGCCCAGCTGGCCAACCCCGATGTCCCACTGGGCTCAGCAGAGCAGTTCCTCCTCACTCTGTCCTCCATCAGTGAGCTCTCCGCCAGACTCCAGCTCTGGGCCTTCAAGATGGACTACGAAGCAACTGAGAAG GAAGTAGCAGAGCCGCTGCAGGATTTGAAGGAGGGTatggagcagctggagaagaACAAAACTCTACGCTACATCCTCTCCACGCTGCTCGCTATCGGAAACTTCCTCAACGGCACCAAT GCTAAAGGTTTTGAGATGACGTATTTGGAGAAGGTTCCAGAGGTGAAGGACACGGTTCATAAGCAGTCCCTGCTGCATCACGCCTGCTCTGTTGTGGTGGAGAACTTCCCTCAGAGCACCGACCTCTACTCCGAGATTGGAGCCATCACACGATCTGCAAAA GTGGATTTCGACCAGCTGCAGGAGAACCTGTGTCAGATGGAGCGGCGCTGCAAAGCCTCATGGGACCACCTGAAGGTGATAGCCAAGCATGAAATGAAGCCCCAGCTGAAGCAGAAGATGTCTGACTTCCTCAAAGACTGTGCTGAGAGGATTATCATCCTCAAGATTGTTCACCGCAGGATCATCAACAG GTTCCATTCGTTCCTGTTATTCCTCGGTCATCCGGCCTACAGCGTGAGAGAGATCAGCGTCCACAGGTTCAGCAAAATCCTCAGTGAGTTTGCGCTGGAATACCGAACCACCCGAGACCGCGTgctgcagcagaagcagaaacGCGCCGACCATCGCGAACGCAACAAGACCCGAGGAAAGATGATCATGGACGTCAATGCTCCT TGTGTTCGGCATGGCTCCAGTAGCAACAGCAGTGCCCCTAGTGGCAGCCAGGAGCCTGAGCAGCCTCAGGGTCTGGGCCACTCTGAGGATGCTGCGGAGCATGAACACATGAAAGCTGTGCTGAGAACCAGCCTCAGTGGTGGCGACAAGGAGGCCAGCGGAGTGCCAGGGCTTCGGACACGCACAAGATCCCGGCCTGGGCGGGGAG GTCGCACTATGCAGGCATGGACGCCACCCGTGGAAGACGCTCAGATCTGTGGAGATGACGCTGCAGACGAGATCATGGAGCGTATAGTGAGGTCGGCCACTCAGGGTCCAGGAACCAGAGCACAGCcccgagagaggaggaggtccaGGGCCAACCGCAAGTCAT
- the fhod3a gene encoding FH1/FH2 domain-containing protein 3 isoform X1, with amino-acid sequence MATFICRVQFLDDTDPFNSTNFPEPTRPPLYTFREDIPLINQLAGVHRLLKAPHKLDDCALQLSHNGTYLDLESSLAEQRDELEGFQQDDTGSRGKKHSVVLRTQLTVRVHACIERLYNSNGRDLRRALFSLKQIFQDDKDLVHEFVMAEGLTCLIKVGAEADQNYQNYILRALGQIMLYVDGMNGVIGHVETIQWLYTLVGSKFRLVVKTALKLLLVFVEYSESNTPLLIEAITTVDTKRGCKPWSNTMEILHEKDGVDTELLVYAMTLINKTLAALPDQDSFYDMVDGLEEQGIETVSQRHLGRKGTDLDLVEQLNIYETTLRHEDGDDDSQPPPVGRRDRRRVSLGGGDKKRGLERRRSRRASLGRSGHASPCSPASPQRAGFQPFSGQRTEDTSESPARHPSSTVHRTTLQSITITSRKENIKEEEHRNRTEPPSALPLRSPSTPTSSLPISSPLSPPAETSLLASLLARKRSIVSVPATKEVVPPLRGSSRPSPDRLPYLPHSPFHLFSYDLHEEPSPPAPAKPSEESPKTTSPRNGGVMSYSSHSTPSTPTSSRPALGGLLSSSYRQHQESLAAERERRRVEREERLQRIEREERNKHSRDYVDKMEEARLAREERYKNVERVAAEEYERDRVRVSRARPDLNLTFEPSEAWPSSSRSSTPSSFASQEDAEADLEAETPTTPNTPSETGEADDSCASVETEEKEATAEEEEEQKEEEVQEEVATEKEEEGEECEQEPEKEKEEAEEDSGILSDKERQNEEVNEKDNCSASSISSASSTLEREERGSNENGFKEEEVNEQCSKLLNSKLFMLDMLYSQNKKPSDEEEEEEEEEEEDAEKEKEKEKEEGEDKETQEDAERQLSVEQESDNRADKSAHRGTIRPLAERFGELLKDLVSPHAHLECPANEPPPPPPPPKKESDTIWDQLLASPRELRIGDINFTDLTEDDDKNILDAVLMGGCGDLPPPPPPPPLFIHRFPPPPPMLGSCPPPPPLIGFMRPPPPPASIPVPPPPEPPLFNKKKKTIRLFWSEVRPTDSQYKDYKRSGDSLWSKLEPVKLDTAKLEHLFESKSKEIPVTKKTAADGKRQEIIVLDSKRSNAINIGLTVLPPPRTIKTAILNFDEYALNKEGIEKILTMIPTEEEKQKIQEAQLANPDVPLGSAEQFLLTLSSISELSARLQLWAFKMDYEATEKEVAEPLQDLKEGMEQLEKNKTLRYILSTLLAIGNFLNGTNAKGFEMTYLEKVPEVKDTVHKQSLLHHACSVVVENFPQSTDLYSEIGAITRSAKVDFDQLQENLCQMERRCKASWDHLKVIAKHEMKPQLKQKMSDFLKDCAERIIILKIVHRRIINRFHSFLLFLGHPAYSVREISVHRFSKILSEFALEYRTTRDRVLQQKQKRADHRERNKTRGKMIMDVNAPSDDEEESECVRHGSSSNSSAPSGSQEPEQPQGLGHSEDAAEHEHMKAVLRTSLSGGDKEASGVPGLRTRTRSRPGRGGRTMQAWTPPVEDAQICGDDAADEIMERIVRSATQGPGTRAQPRERRRSRANRKSLRRTLKNGLTPEEALALGLTDSPET; translated from the exons ATGGCCACGTTTATCTGCAGGGTTCAGTTTTTAGATGACACCGATCCGTTTAACAGCACGAATTTTCCAGAACCGACGAGACCACCGCTGTACACCTTCAGGGAGGATATCCCACTAATCAACCAGTTAGCAGGCGTCCACCGGCTGCTCAAAGCTCCACACAAG CTTGATGACTGTGCGCTGCAGCTGTCCCACAATGGCACCTATCTGGATCTGGAGTCCTCTCTGGCTGAGCAAAGGGACGAGCTGGAGGGCTTTCAACAGGACGACACAGG gtCCAGAGGAAAGAAGCACAGTGTTGTTCTGAGGACCCAGCTGACCGTCCGTGTGCACGCCTGCATCG AAAGACTGTATAACTCCAATGGACGTGACTTGAGAAGAGCACTGTTCTCTCTGAAGCAGATTTTTCAG GATGACAAAGATCTGGTCCATGAGTTTGTGATGGCTGAAGGTCTGACGTGTCTTATCAAGGTGGGAGCAGAAGCTGATCAGAACTACCAGAACTACATACTCAGAG ctCTGGGGCAGATCATGCTGTATGTAGATGGGATGAATGGTGTCATCGGGCACGTTGAGACAATCCAGTGGCTGTACACTCTTGTTGGCTCAAAG TTCCGCCTGGTAGTGAAAACAGCTCTAAAGCTGTTGCTAGTGTTTGTGGAGTACTCCGAGTCCAACACCCCACTGCTGATAGAAGCCATCACCACTGTGGACACCAAGAGAG GTTGCAAGCCATGGTCCAATACTATGGAGATCTTACATGAGAAGGATGGAGTGGACACAGAGCTGCTCGTCTATGCCATGACCCTCATCAATAAG aCGCTTGCAGCACTGCCTGATCAGGATTCATTCTACGATATGGTGGACGGTCTGGAGGAACAGGGCATAGAAACAGTGTCCCAAAGACACCTGGGGCGGAAAGGCACTGATCTGGACTTGGTTGAACAGCTCAACATTTATGAG ACGACCCTACGGCATGAAGACGGTGACGATGACAGCCAGCCTCCACCAGTTGGACGTCGGGACCGCCGACGAGTCAGCCTCGGGGGCGGGGACAAAAAGCGCGGCCTGGAGAGGAGGCGGAGCCGCAGGGCATCTCTTGGCCGTTCCGGTCATGCCTCCCCCTGCAGCCCTGCATCCCCACAGAGAGCCGGCTTCCAGCCTTTCAGTGGACAAAGAACAGAGGACACGAGCGAGAG CCCGGCTAGACATCCTTCATCCACAGTTCACCGAACAACCCTCCAGTCCATCACCATCACTTCCAGAAAGGAGAACATAAAAGAGGAGGAGCATAGGAATCGGACCGAACCACCTTCAGCACTCCCCCTCCgctccccctccacccccacctcctctcttcccaTCTCCTCCCCTCTCAGCCCTCCAGCTGAAACCTCTCTTCTGGCCTCCCTACTGGCCAGGAAGAGGTCCATTGTCAGCGTCCCGGCTACAAAGGAGGTCGTTCCGCCATTGCGCGGCAGCTCCCGTCCCTCTCCCGACCGCCTGCCCTACCTGCCCCACTCGCCCTTCCACCTCTTCTCCTACGACCTCCATGAGGAGCCGTCACCTCCGGCTCCAGCCAAACCCAGTGAGGAGTCCCCCAAAACGACATCTCCCAG GAATGGAGGTGTCATGTCCTATTCCTCTCACAGCACCCCAAGTACGCCTACCAGCTCCAG gcCTGCTTTAGGAGgtcttctgtcctcctcttaCCGACAACACCAGGAATCTCTGGCAGCCGAACGTGAGCGCCGCcgtgtggagagagaggagaggctgcagaggatagagagagaggagaggaacaagCACAG TCGCGACTATGTGGATAAAATGGAAGAGGCCAGGCTTGCGCGGGAGGAGAG GTATAAGAACGTGGAGCGTGTGGCGGCGGAGGAGTACGAGCGGGACCGCGTCCGGGTGTCAAGGGCTCGCCCTGACCTCAACCTGACCTTCGAACCCTCAGAGGCCTGGCCCTCATCCTCACGCAGCAGCACCCCGTCCTCCTTCGCCTCCCAGGAAGACGCAGAGGCTGACCTCGAAGCCGAGACCCCCACTACCCCCAACACGCCCTCTGAGACTG GAGAGGCTGATGACTCCTGTGCCAGTGTAGAAACGGAGGAAAAAGAGGCCACtgctgaagaggaggaagaacagaaagaggaagaagtgcAGGAGGAAGTGGCaacagaaaaggaggaggaaggcgaGGAGTGTGAGCAGGAAccggagaaggagaaagaagaggcggaggaggacAGTGGCATCCTGAGCGACAAGGAACGACAGAATGAGGAAGTGAACGAGAAGGACAACTGCTCGGCCTCCAGCATCTCCTCCGCCAGCAGCACtctagagagagaggagaggggaagcaACGAGAATG GCTTTAAGGAGGAAGAGGTGAACGAGCAGTGCAGCAAACTCCTCAACAGCAAGCTATTCATGCTGGACATGCTGTATTCCCAGAACAAGAAACCcagtgatgaggaggaagaggaggaggaggaggaagaagaggatgcagagaaggagaaagagaaagaaaaggaagagggagaggacaaAGAAACCCAGGAGGATGCTGAGAGGCAGCTGAGTGTTGAACAGGAGAGCGACAACAGGGCCGACAAATCCGCGCACCGTGGGACCATCCGACCGTTAGCTGAGCGGTTTGGAGAATTGCTCAAGGACCTTGTTTCGCCCCACGCTCACCTGGAGTGCCCAGCCAATGagccccctccacccccacccccacccaaaAAGGAATCCGACACGATCTGGGACCAGCTCCTGGCCAGCCCTCGAGAGCTGCGCATTGGAGACATCAACTTCACCGACCTGACAGAGGATGATGACAAGAACATTCTGGATGCTGTTTTGATGGGAGGATGCGGGGACCTCCCACccccgccgcctcctcctccactcttcaTCCACCgcttccctcctccccctcccatGCTAGGCAGCTGCCCCCCGCCACCTCCCTTGATCGGGTTTAtgaggcctcctcctccccctgcatCAATTCCAGTGCCTCCTCCCCCGGAGCCACCTCTAttcaacaagaaaaagaagacaatcaGGCTCTTCTGGAGCGAG GTGCGCCCGACAGACTCTCAGTACAAGGACTACAAGCGGAGCGGAGATTCGCTCTGGTCCAAATTGGAACCAGTGAAGTTGGACACAGCCAAACTGGAACACCTGTTTGAGTCGAAATCAAAGGAAATACCAGTTACAAAG AAAACAGCAGCGGACGGCAAGCGCCAGGAGATCATCGTTTTGGATTCCAAGAGAAGTAACGCCATCAACATCGGCCTTACGGTGCTGCCTCCTCCTCGCACTATCAAGACGGCCATCCTTAACTTTGACGAGTACGCGCTCAACAAGGAGGGCATCGAG AAAATCCTGACCATGATCcccacagaggaagagaagcagaagatCCAGGAGGCCCAGCTGGCCAACCCCGATGTCCCACTGGGCTCAGCAGAGCAGTTCCTCCTCACTCTGTCCTCCATCAGTGAGCTCTCCGCCAGACTCCAGCTCTGGGCCTTCAAGATGGACTACGAAGCAACTGAGAAG GAAGTAGCAGAGCCGCTGCAGGATTTGAAGGAGGGTatggagcagctggagaagaACAAAACTCTACGCTACATCCTCTCCACGCTGCTCGCTATCGGAAACTTCCTCAACGGCACCAAT GCTAAAGGTTTTGAGATGACGTATTTGGAGAAGGTTCCAGAGGTGAAGGACACGGTTCATAAGCAGTCCCTGCTGCATCACGCCTGCTCTGTTGTGGTGGAGAACTTCCCTCAGAGCACCGACCTCTACTCCGAGATTGGAGCCATCACACGATCTGCAAAA GTGGATTTCGACCAGCTGCAGGAGAACCTGTGTCAGATGGAGCGGCGCTGCAAAGCCTCATGGGACCACCTGAAGGTGATAGCCAAGCATGAAATGAAGCCCCAGCTGAAGCAGAAGATGTCTGACTTCCTCAAAGACTGTGCTGAGAGGATTATCATCCTCAAGATTGTTCACCGCAGGATCATCAACAG GTTCCATTCGTTCCTGTTATTCCTCGGTCATCCGGCCTACAGCGTGAGAGAGATCAGCGTCCACAGGTTCAGCAAAATCCTCAGTGAGTTTGCGCTGGAATACCGAACCACCCGAGACCGCGTgctgcagcagaagcagaaacGCGCCGACCATCGCGAACGCAACAAGACCCGAGGAAAGATGATCATGGACGTCAATGCTCCT tctgatgatgaagaagagagtgag TGTGTTCGGCATGGCTCCAGTAGCAACAGCAGTGCCCCTAGTGGCAGCCAGGAGCCTGAGCAGCCTCAGGGTCTGGGCCACTCTGAGGATGCTGCGGAGCATGAACACATGAAAGCTGTGCTGAGAACCAGCCTCAGTGGTGGCGACAAGGAGGCCAGCGGAGTGCCAGGGCTTCGGACACGCACAAGATCCCGGCCTGGGCGGGGAG GTCGCACTATGCAGGCATGGACGCCACCCGTGGAAGACGCTCAGATCTGTGGAGATGACGCTGCAGACGAGATCATGGAGCGTATAGTGAGGTCGGCCACTCAGGGTCCAGGAACCAGAGCACAGCcccgagagaggaggaggtccaGGGCCAACCGCAAGTCAT